The Leucobacter rhizosphaerae genome includes a region encoding these proteins:
- a CDS encoding histidine phosphatase family protein, protein MTDKLLHLVRHGEVHNPDRVLYGRLPGFRLSERGHRMAEAAALELAGSDRIVARLLASPLERAQQSARPIASALGLEIGTEERIIEPTNAFEGMVNSGPDAAFSKPRNWYRFWNPFRPSWGEPYRQIADRVREAMDDAWDSTRDGDIVMVAHQSPIWIAHLDVTGSRLFHNPAKRRCELSSITSFERRGERWFEVDYRTPAHDLLDNAVDVGAV, encoded by the coding sequence GTGACCGATAAACTCCTGCATCTGGTGCGCCACGGCGAGGTCCACAACCCGGACCGCGTGCTGTACGGTCGGCTTCCCGGGTTCCGTCTCTCCGAGCGCGGCCACCGTATGGCCGAAGCTGCGGCACTCGAGCTCGCCGGCAGCGACCGCATCGTCGCGAGGCTCCTCGCGTCGCCCCTCGAGCGCGCCCAGCAGTCGGCGCGGCCCATCGCGAGCGCCCTCGGTCTCGAGATCGGCACCGAGGAACGGATTATCGAGCCCACGAACGCCTTCGAGGGCATGGTGAACTCCGGCCCCGACGCCGCGTTCTCGAAGCCGCGCAACTGGTACCGCTTCTGGAACCCGTTCCGGCCGAGCTGGGGAGAGCCGTACCGGCAGATCGCCGACCGCGTGCGGGAGGCGATGGATGACGCCTGGGATTCGACCCGCGATGGCGACATCGTGATGGTGGCGCACCAGTCCCCGATCTGGATCGCGCACCTCGACGTCACGGGCAGCCGACTCTTCCACAATCCGGCGAAGCGCCGCTGCGAGCTCTCGAGCATCACCAGCTTCGAGCGCCGCGGTGAGCGCTGGTTCGAGGTGGACTACCGGACGCCTGCGCACGACCTGCTCGACAACGCGGTGGATGTGGGTGCCGTATGA
- a CDS encoding LLM class flavin-dependent oxidoreductase — MTTSRPLRHLGFIHLVPFSREDPAQGLADAIELFRYAEALGLDSGWVRTRHLQYGLSSPATFFSAVSQHTERIGLGSAVIPVGFENPFRLAEDLATADVLSGGRVLPGLSVHGPGYADDVNDLVHDAGWREEDYGYGRIERLRALLAGETVREIPEYNGIGGDFDSERVEPHSPGLSDRLWYGGGSLRSAEWAGQAGFNWLVSNISSAENGLTEFSAVQRAQIDAFRAAHPARDAARASVARVIVPTDGATPEQVRKYRAYAEARTPRTRQVHGKNTIIALDVLGSLDEIVEFITHDIAFRAADDYLFELPFEFELADWKQILHQLATRIGPALGWQPASGRA; from the coding sequence ATGACGACATCGCGTCCGCTCCGCCACCTCGGCTTCATCCACCTCGTGCCCTTCTCCCGCGAGGACCCCGCCCAGGGGCTCGCCGACGCCATCGAGCTCTTCCGGTACGCCGAAGCACTCGGGCTCGACAGCGGATGGGTGCGGACCCGGCACCTCCAGTACGGACTGTCGTCACCCGCGACCTTCTTCTCGGCGGTGTCGCAGCACACCGAGCGCATCGGGCTCGGCAGCGCGGTGATCCCGGTCGGCTTCGAGAATCCATTCCGGCTGGCCGAAGACCTCGCCACCGCCGACGTGCTCTCGGGCGGGCGGGTGCTCCCGGGGCTCAGTGTGCACGGGCCCGGGTACGCCGACGACGTCAACGACCTCGTGCACGATGCGGGATGGCGCGAGGAGGACTACGGCTACGGGCGGATCGAACGGCTGCGGGCGCTCCTCGCCGGTGAGACGGTGCGCGAGATCCCGGAGTACAACGGGATCGGCGGCGACTTCGACTCGGAGCGCGTGGAGCCGCACAGTCCCGGGCTCTCGGATCGGCTCTGGTACGGCGGCGGGTCCCTCCGGTCGGCGGAGTGGGCCGGTCAGGCGGGGTTCAACTGGCTGGTGAGCAACATCAGCTCGGCCGAGAACGGGCTCACCGAGTTCTCCGCGGTGCAGCGCGCGCAGATCGATGCCTTCCGGGCCGCTCATCCCGCGAGGGACGCGGCGCGCGCCAGTGTGGCCCGAGTGATCGTGCCGACCGACGGCGCGACGCCGGAGCAGGTGCGGAAGTACCGGGCGTACGCCGAGGCGCGAACGCCGCGCACCCGGCAGGTGCACGGGAAGAACACGATCATCGCGCTCGACGTGCTGGGGTCGCTCGACGAGATCGTCGAGTTCATCACGCACGACATCGCCTTCCGGGCCGCAGATGACTACCTCTTCGAGCTGCCGTTCGAGTTCGAGCTCGCCGACTGGAAGCAGATCCTGCACCAGCTCGCGACCCGCATCGGTCCCGCGCTCGGCTGGCAGCCCGCGTCCGGGCGGGCATGA
- the aspS gene encoding aspartate--tRNA(Asn) ligase: MTERVLIKDLAAREDGPVRVSGWVEKVRDQRYVQFVVLRDESGAVQLVNGGVLREADPENPRSDILLARTTTIAELTQGTFVTVTGELQHNERVKLGGVEIQIDTIDVVAASLPDNPVAADSGLDVRLDWRFLDLRRPEQNLVFRVQTTFLNALRQVWIERDFIEIQTPKLMASASESRAELFEVEYFEGKAFLAQSPQFFKQMAQAAGFGGIFEVGPAFRADHSFTSRHATEFTSIDTEISWIDSHEDVMELHEELIVAGLSAVKEKHGDAIQQLFGVEVQVPERPFPRIPLAEAKEIVKERGYEVPRTDADMDPEGERQIAAYVKEKYGHEFVFLTDYASSIRPFYHMRHEDDAELTKSYDLIFNGTEISTGAQREHRIDVLEAQARDKGMDPEELGFYLDFFRYGVPPHGGFGMGLNRVLMLMLQQSSIREVTYLFRGPTRLLP, translated from the coding sequence GTGACTGAACGTGTGTTGATCAAGGATCTGGCCGCCCGCGAAGACGGCCCCGTACGAGTTTCCGGCTGGGTCGAGAAGGTGCGCGACCAGCGCTACGTGCAGTTCGTCGTGCTTCGCGATGAGTCCGGCGCGGTGCAGCTCGTGAACGGAGGGGTGCTGCGCGAGGCGGATCCCGAGAACCCGCGATCCGACATCCTGCTCGCCCGCACCACGACGATCGCCGAGCTCACGCAGGGCACGTTCGTCACGGTGACCGGCGAGCTCCAGCACAACGAGCGCGTGAAGCTCGGCGGTGTGGAGATCCAGATCGACACGATCGATGTGGTCGCAGCGTCGCTGCCCGACAACCCCGTCGCGGCCGACTCCGGTCTCGACGTGCGCCTCGACTGGCGCTTCCTCGATCTCCGTCGCCCCGAGCAGAACCTCGTGTTCCGGGTGCAGACCACCTTCCTGAACGCGCTGCGTCAGGTGTGGATCGAGCGCGACTTCATCGAGATCCAGACCCCGAAGCTGATGGCGAGCGCGTCCGAGTCGCGCGCCGAGCTCTTCGAAGTCGAGTACTTCGAGGGCAAGGCGTTCCTGGCGCAGAGCCCCCAGTTCTTCAAGCAGATGGCGCAGGCCGCCGGCTTCGGCGGCATCTTCGAGGTCGGCCCCGCCTTCCGGGCAGACCACTCCTTCACCTCGCGCCACGCGACCGAGTTCACCTCGATTGACACCGAGATCAGCTGGATCGATTCCCACGAGGACGTCATGGAGTTGCACGAGGAGCTCATCGTCGCGGGGCTGTCCGCGGTCAAGGAGAAGCACGGCGACGCGATCCAGCAGCTCTTCGGCGTCGAGGTCCAGGTGCCCGAGCGCCCGTTCCCCCGCATCCCCCTGGCCGAGGCCAAGGAGATCGTGAAGGAGCGCGGCTACGAGGTGCCCCGCACCGACGCCGACATGGACCCGGAGGGCGAGCGCCAGATCGCGGCGTACGTCAAGGAGAAGTACGGGCACGAGTTCGTCTTCCTCACCGACTACGCCTCCTCGATCCGGCCGTTCTACCACATGCGCCACGAGGACGACGCGGAGCTCACGAAGAGCTACGACCTCATCTTCAACGGCACCGAGATCTCGACCGGCGCCCAGCGCGAGCACCGCATCGACGTGCTCGAGGCGCAGGCGCGCGACAAGGGGATGGACCCCGAGGAGCTCGGGTTCTACCTCGACTTCTTCCGCTACGGCGTGCCGCCCCACGGCGGCTTCGGCATGGGCCTGAACCGCGTGCTGATGCTCATGCTGCAGCAGTCGAGCATCCGCGAGGTGACCTACCTCTTCCGCGGTCCGACGCGCCTGCTGCCGTAG
- a CDS encoding SipW-dependent-type signal peptide-containing protein — translation MSSPSRQRNTRKIAAIAAGALVVGLGATYTLASWNDSEWVWGGAAGNAPGVGTDTFEVLQNTTNAYVDAPANWVNRETKPGDPLQFSLGALSLTPGDQIFAPVALRSDDDSLAATVQLSAAEKVTTTTPATVDPGDLLWGAVLADVYTATGTAAPSACTPAGFTATGWTQIVTNQPLATATAATGTQSLDAGGGSTQHYCFVLELPAGSPDTLQGRTVAPAWKFDSTSVAP, via the coding sequence ATGTCATCACCTTCACGTCAACGAAATACTCGGAAGATCGCGGCGATCGCCGCCGGCGCCCTGGTCGTGGGGCTCGGCGCCACCTACACGCTCGCTTCGTGGAACGACTCGGAGTGGGTCTGGGGCGGCGCAGCGGGCAACGCGCCCGGCGTCGGCACCGACACCTTCGAGGTGCTGCAGAACACGACCAACGCGTACGTGGATGCACCCGCGAACTGGGTGAATCGTGAGACGAAGCCGGGCGACCCTCTGCAGTTCTCCCTGGGAGCGCTCTCGCTCACGCCCGGCGATCAGATCTTCGCTCCCGTCGCGCTCCGGTCGGACGACGACTCGCTCGCCGCGACGGTGCAGCTCTCGGCGGCGGAGAAGGTCACGACGACGACACCCGCCACCGTCGACCCCGGCGATCTGCTCTGGGGCGCGGTGCTGGCCGACGTGTACACCGCGACCGGCACCGCGGCACCGAGCGCCTGCACCCCGGCCGGGTTCACCGCCACGGGTTGGACCCAGATCGTCACGAACCAGCCGCTCGCCACCGCGACCGCCGCCACGGGCACGCAGAGCCTCGACGCCGGCGGGGGATCCACGCAGCACTACTGCTTCGTGCTCGAACTGCCGGCCGGGAGCCCGGATACGCTTCAGGGACGCACGGTCGCACCGGCGTGGAAGTTCGACTCCACCTCCGTCGCCCCGTAG
- a CDS encoding signal peptidase I, with translation MLIKALGSAVTVCIIVAAVTLAAWFAFATISGATLITFRTGSMAPTMPQGSVAVTMPVAAAEIQAGDVVTVQRAGEPLPVTHRVTEVRTAANATSDAPLPEGARELVMRGDDNANADLLPYVVTDAKRVVLAIPGLGNALMMLQSPIGMGAMTIVAGALATWAFWPRSVEPASDHGTDLEPVHGAPDRQDAPDPRIATPGTGRHAALEHR, from the coding sequence GTGTTGATCAAGGCGCTGGGGTCCGCGGTCACGGTGTGCATCATCGTGGCCGCGGTCACCCTCGCCGCCTGGTTCGCATTCGCCACGATCTCGGGGGCGACGCTGATCACCTTCCGCACGGGGTCCATGGCCCCGACGATGCCGCAGGGATCGGTGGCCGTGACGATGCCCGTCGCCGCTGCGGAGATCCAGGCGGGAGACGTCGTGACCGTGCAGCGCGCCGGCGAGCCGCTTCCCGTGACGCACCGGGTCACCGAGGTGCGCACCGCCGCGAACGCCACCTCGGATGCGCCGTTGCCCGAGGGGGCGCGCGAGCTCGTGATGCGAGGCGACGACAATGCCAATGCAGACCTCCTGCCCTACGTCGTCACCGACGCGAAGCGCGTCGTGCTCGCGATCCCGGGCCTTGGGAACGCGCTGATGATGCTGCAATCTCCGATCGGGATGGGAGCGATGACGATCGTCGCGGGGGCGCTCGCCACCTGGGCGTTCTGGCCGCGGTCCGTCGAGCCTGCATCCGATCACGGCACCGATCTCGAGCCCGTGCACGGCGCGCCGGATCGGCAGGATGCGCCGGATCCGCGCATCGCGACCCCCGGCACCGGCAGGCACGCGGCACTGGAGCATCGCTGA
- a CDS encoding choice-of-anchor G family protein — protein MSVGAAAVLVSIALVAQTSVTSEAAWNDREWDRARAGTVSCSAPVGSFASRGEGRALSGSLLGIDLDSLAAASGVRVTNNGARALHTPSGATPAAAPATEAWADPLNVTALSAVNANLGNGILKLPLNSSTGVLGQFGQAQTGGNAAGAAGYVTQTGGIGLAPTTGYPELATLSLSQLVGSISPGTAALLGNVSDVSLTVGAVTGRAAMNGCASAWASNAADGVTREYLASSLRTEISSPTVGGLITGVAAQVTTLENTVNGLVGNTSVASGITSGLTTLLNGILAGPNGSSLLRLGSVQSSVVSATINLSSVRALLQNPFGDPGGVLTIDPAAGVIRIDTAALLQAAYPGSYGAGLNGLPPNTNLLADPNVLTALNSALAATLSSWIGQVNAALTAAIDAVQLNVSVRINLQVQALGLWVDIGHIAATTSGTLTALTTSAQTVLLPGLGPVVSGLISGILSPVLALLLSTVIGGLAGIVANTVNAVLSTLRALPTATVALTNPILAVVSNVYTQLYLTGVVAVTANAQNDPVTGHAEPADLASLPAGRYEVSAIRIGVLEAVAGGARLYLGRGSVGPGCSQAEVAAGGCAGY, from the coding sequence ATGAGCGTCGGGGCCGCCGCGGTCCTCGTGTCCATCGCACTCGTGGCGCAGACGAGTGTGACGAGCGAGGCGGCGTGGAACGACCGAGAGTGGGATCGGGCCCGCGCCGGGACCGTGAGCTGCAGTGCCCCGGTCGGGTCATTCGCGAGCCGTGGCGAAGGCCGGGCACTCAGCGGTTCGCTGCTCGGGATCGACCTCGACTCGCTCGCCGCGGCGTCCGGAGTACGCGTCACGAACAACGGCGCCCGCGCCCTCCACACGCCGAGTGGCGCCACGCCGGCCGCAGCACCCGCCACCGAGGCGTGGGCCGACCCGCTCAACGTCACCGCGCTGAGCGCCGTGAACGCGAACCTTGGCAACGGCATCCTCAAGCTGCCGCTCAACTCAAGTACGGGGGTGCTCGGCCAGTTCGGCCAAGCGCAGACCGGGGGCAACGCGGCGGGAGCGGCAGGGTACGTCACCCAGACCGGCGGCATCGGCCTCGCCCCGACGACCGGGTATCCGGAGCTCGCCACCCTGAGTCTGTCGCAACTCGTGGGCTCCATCAGCCCCGGCACCGCGGCACTGCTCGGCAACGTGAGTGACGTCTCGCTCACGGTCGGGGCCGTCACGGGGCGCGCCGCCATGAACGGCTGCGCCTCGGCGTGGGCGAGCAACGCCGCTGACGGAGTCACCCGCGAATACCTCGCCTCCTCGCTCCGCACCGAGATCAGCTCGCCGACGGTGGGTGGCTTGATCACCGGCGTCGCAGCACAGGTCACCACACTCGAGAACACCGTCAACGGCCTCGTCGGGAACACGAGCGTCGCCTCCGGGATCACGAGCGGACTGACCACACTGCTGAACGGGATCCTCGCGGGTCCGAATGGATCCTCCCTCCTGCGGCTCGGCAGTGTGCAATCGAGCGTCGTCTCCGCCACCATCAACCTGAGCTCGGTCCGCGCGCTGCTCCAGAACCCGTTCGGCGACCCGGGCGGAGTCCTCACGATCGATCCCGCGGCCGGCGTGATCCGGATCGATACCGCGGCGCTTCTCCAGGCCGCGTATCCCGGGTCGTACGGAGCCGGCCTGAACGGGCTGCCACCGAACACCAACCTCCTCGCGGACCCGAACGTGCTGACCGCACTCAACTCCGCACTCGCCGCCACGCTGAGCAGCTGGATCGGGCAGGTCAACGCAGCGCTCACCGCGGCGATCGATGCGGTGCAGCTCAACGTCAGCGTGCGGATCAATCTGCAGGTGCAGGCACTCGGGCTGTGGGTCGACATCGGGCACATCGCTGCGACGACGAGCGGGACATTGACCGCACTCACGACCTCGGCTCAGACCGTGCTGCTGCCCGGCCTGGGGCCCGTGGTGTCGGGGCTCATCTCGGGAATCCTCAGCCCGGTGCTCGCGCTCCTGCTCAGCACCGTCATCGGGGGCCTCGCGGGGATCGTCGCGAATACGGTCAACGCCGTGCTGTCGACCCTGCGCGCGCTCCCCACTGCGACGGTCGCGCTCACCAACCCGATCCTCGCCGTGGTGTCGAACGTCTACACCCAGCTCTACCTGACCGGCGTCGTGGCGGTGACGGCGAACGCGCAGAACGACCCGGTGACCGGGCATGCGGAGCCCGCGGATCTCGCCTCGCTGCCGGCGGGGCGGTACGAGGTGTCGGCGATCCGGATCGGGGTGCTCGAGGCGGTCGCGGGGGGCGCGCGGCTCTACCTGGGCCGCGGCTCCGTCGGCCCGGGATGCTCGCAGGCGGAGGTCGCCGCGGGCGGGTGCGCGGGCTACTGA